In the Carboxydothermus hydrogenoformans Z-2901 genome, GCTTTTGATGGTCTTCTAAGGTAACCGCCCGGTTTAAAATTTTGCCCGCGGCCAGTACTGCCAGATTGCCGATTTCCTGGCGAAGCTCTCGAAGAGCCTTTTCTTTTTCCTGGGCAATGGTAGCCTTGGCATCCGCAAGCAAAGACTGCGCTTCCCGCTGGGCCGTAGCGATAATTTCTTCTTTTTCCGCCTGCGCGGTTTTCTGGGCTTTGGCAATAATTTCCCTTGCCTCTTCCCGGGCTTTGGCGATCATGCCGTCGTATTCGGCTTTGATCCTTTCCGCCTCTTCCTGAGCTTTGGCGGCTTTTTCTAACGATTCTTCAATGGATTTTTTCCGGTCTTCTATGGTTTTCAGGACCGGTTTATATAAAAGGATTTTCAGTATGAACAAAAGGACAAAAAAGTTAATAAGCGTCCAAATAAAATCAGACCAATCAAAATGCACTCATAAGTCCTCCCTTCAAACGGGATAAAACCGCACCGCGAAAAACAGTGCGGTCTTAGCTCATCTTGTTAAGCAGCATAAAGGCGATAACCAGACCGTAAATGGTGAGGGTTTCCATGAAAGCAAGGGCGATGATTAAGAATGTCTGTACAGTACCCCGGACTTCCGGCTGCCGGGCCATAGCTTCAAACGCCTTACCGGCGGCAATACCCTGACCGATACCGCTACCTATCGCCCCAAAACCTACAGCAATACCCGCACCAATAGCAATTAAACCAGCAACTAAACTCATTGTAAAATCCACCTCCGTTAAGATTTAAAAATGATTAGAAACTTAAAAATATTAATGATGCTCATCGTGCACGGCTTCGCCGATATACGAACTGGTTAAAAGGGTAAACACCACCGCCTGAATGGCGCCGGTTAAAACCCCTAAAAGGTTAAATACCACCGGAATTAACATGGGCACCAGACCCATAAAAGTACCTACCACCAGCTCGTGGCCGTAAATGTTTCCGTACAACCGCATGGAAAGGCTCAAAGGCCGCACCAGCTGCTCCAAAATATTCAAGGGCAGCATAAAGATAAACGGTGAGATGAAGTGTTTAAAGTAGCCCAGCCCTTTTTCGGCAATGCCGAAAAACTGGGTCGCAAAAAACACAATGATCGCCAAAGCAGCGGTAACACTAATGGTTGAGGTCGGCGGAACGTACGGTCCTTCATGGCCGGCAAAAGGCAGTAAGCCTATATAGTTGGAAATTAAAATGAATAAGAAGAAAGTCGCAATAAAGGGAAAATATTTCGGTGCTTTTTTCTCACCGACAATACCACCGATAAAGTTATAAAGTCCTTCCACAACCATCTCCAAAACATTTTGGAGCCCCCGGGGTACCCGTTCCATTTTTCTTGTCCCAAGGTAGGAAAGGATCGCCAGGAAAAGGATAATCCCCCAGGAAGTTTTAACATAAAGACTTGGATGCAAAAGGCCTTCTAAAATCCCGGTACTTTCCGCCATGCTCCCGAACACAATTACTCACCTCCTCCGCCCGGTAATCCCAAGCCTAAAAGGCTCAGTTTAATAAAAGAAAAGCCTAAAAGAAAACCAATAATCTCCCCTACACCTTTTCTCACTATAAAGAAAATTAATATGGCTAAAAGGATTAGTCTTAAATAATAACTTATCAGGACTAACCCCTTTCCCCGCCCGATTTTACCGCCTAACCAAACGGTAAGTGAAATCGCGAGCAAATTTATAAACCCCACAAGACCACCCAGGGCAAAGCCTAAGGCCAAGGAGGGCTGGTTAAGGCGGTAGAGAAAATAAGTTATTGCTACAAAAAATGCGCCGCTAAAAACAGTAACTATCTTTTTTTTCATTTTATTTTTCCCGGGTGAAGTCAAAGATTGCTTTAAAAGCAGTCATTACGCCAAGCACCAAAAAAATAAAGGTAAGCCAGGGGTAGGTAGAAAATTTTTTATCCAGGATGCCACCCAGCCAAACTCCACCCACCACGGAGAAAACCATGGTGGTGGCTAACTGCACCGAACGGGCTAAAAAATAATAAGGGTTTTTTTTATCACCGCCGTTATCCGGCATCCCGCCACCCCCGCAAAATAGACCATTTTACTTTATTCAACACGATAAGGCAAATTCCTTCTTAGTGATAACATTCTCTAACGTAGTTATTAAAGATTTTTATAGAGAAAATTCCTCCGGAGGTGAGGAGTCGATTTTATAATAATACTTTAACGCCCGGTAAATCCGCAAAGAAGCCTTGCCATCACCGTAGGGATTTATGGCATTGGCCATCTTTCGGTAGGAACTCTCATCAAATAAAAGCTCTTTAAGATTTTTATATACTGCCTCGGTACCGCTACCAATAAGCCTGACCGTTCCTGCCTCAACCGCTTCCGGCCTTTCGGTAGTGTCCCGGAGCACCAGTACCGGCTTACCAAGGGAAGGTGCTTCTTCCTGGATGCCTCCGGAATCGGTTAAAACTAAATACGAGCGGGCCATAAGGTTGGCAAAAGGTTCGTAGTCCAGCGGCTCTACCAGATGAACCCGGGGATGCTCCCCAATTACTTCTCTAACCGCTTCCCGGACCACCGGATTTTTATGAACGGGAAAAATTACCCTTACGTCAGCGGCTTCTTCCAGTACTTTTAAAAGACCCCGGTAAATGTTTTTTAACGGTTCTCCCCAGTTTTCCCTGCGGTGGGTAGTCATTAAAATAATCCTTCCGGGCCGGTTTAAGATTGCCTCCAGCTCCGGGGCAAAACGGTAGTTTTCCCGGACGGTGTAATACAAAGCGTCAATTACGGTATTACCGGTGACAAAAATGTTTTCCGGTAAAACCCCTTCTCTCAATAGATTTTCCCGGGAGGTTTTCGTGGGAGCAAAGTGCAGGTCGGTTAAAGCTCCCGTAAGTCTTCGATTCATTTCTTCGGGCCAGGGAGAATATTTGTTCCTCGTTCTAAGCCCCGCTTCCACGTGACCCACCGGAATTTTTTTATAAAAAGCTGCCAGAGCTCCCACAAAAGTAGTGGTGGTATCGCCATGGACCAGCACTAAATCCGGTTGACAGTCTTCCAGTACTTCCGAAAGACCCAATAGCGCCCGGGAAGTTAAGTCCTGAAGGGTTTGGCGCGGGGTCATCAGGTTTAAATCATAGTCCGGGGTAATGTTAAAGAGCTTTAATACCTGGTCTAACATTTCCCGATGCTGGGCAGTAACCGCAACCTTAGTTTCAAACTCGGAGGAATCTTTTAATATTTTGTATACCGGGGCCATTTTTATTGCTTCCGGTCGCGTACCAAAGATTAAAAGGATTTTAGGCATCGCTTCTCCTTTCTAAATGGTGGTCGGTGATAGGTGGTGGGTGGTCGGTTTATTTCTTTTACCCACCACTTAAGACTTACCACCAACTACCGTTTTAAGTAACCTTTTTCAATTAATTTATCAATATGCTCTCTTAGAGCTTTTTCAATGTCTACACCGTACATTTCTTCCAAAACAAACATCATGGATACTGCCGTCTGAGCCACATCGAGGAGTTCTTTGGTGATAAGTTTTGCCACCTCTTCCTCGGACAATCCCTGCTCCCCGGAAAGCCCCCGAAACTTTCCTATAGCTTGAGCCAGTTCTCCCGCTTCCTCCATAAGTTTTAGAGCAGTGGATTCCAGGGTCGGCGTAAGACCGTTCAGCCGGGGCAGCGCGATTATTTTTTGTTCCACCCCTTAACCCTCCCCGTATTTAACTACCTTTATCCCTGCCTCGGTAAACAGGTTAATCGCTAAAGAATCCGGATAATCGCCTTTGTAAACCACCCGTTCTACTCCGGCATTTATCAGCATTTTGGCGCAGAGAGAGCAGGGTTGATGGGTGATATAAATGGTGCTTCCAGAAGTTGAAACCCCGTAAACTGCCGCTTGAATGATAGCATTTTGCTCAGCATGCAACCCCCGGCACAGCTCGTGGCGCTGACCGGAGGGCACATGTTCCTGCTCCCTTAAGCAACCGACCTCCTCACAGTGGGGCACACCCTTCGGAGCACCGTTATACCCGGTAGCCAAAACCCGGTTATCC is a window encoding:
- the atpF gene encoding F0F1 ATP synthase subunit B, with amino-acid sequence MHFDWSDFIWTLINFFVLLFILKILLYKPVLKTIEDRKKSIEESLEKAAKAQEEAERIKAEYDGMIAKAREEAREIIAKAQKTAQAEKEEIIATAQREAQSLLADAKATIAQEKEKALRELRQEIGNLAVLAAGKILNRAVTLEDHQKLVDEFLNEVKM
- the atpE gene encoding ATP synthase F0 subunit C; this translates as MSLVAGLIAIGAGIAVGFGAIGSGIGQGIAAGKAFEAMARQPEVRGTVQTFLIIALAFMETLTIYGLVIAFMLLNKMS
- the atpB gene encoding F0F1 ATP synthase subunit A produces the protein MFGSMAESTGILEGLLHPSLYVKTSWGIILFLAILSYLGTRKMERVPRGLQNVLEMVVEGLYNFIGGIVGEKKAPKYFPFIATFFLFILISNYIGLLPFAGHEGPYVPPTSTISVTAALAIIVFFATQFFGIAEKGLGYFKHFISPFIFMLPLNILEQLVRPLSLSMRLYGNIYGHELVVGTFMGLVPMLIPVVFNLLGVLTGAIQAVVFTLLTSSYIGEAVHDEHH
- a CDS encoding ATP synthase subunit I, giving the protein MKKKIVTVFSGAFFVAITYFLYRLNQPSLALGFALGGLVGFINLLAISLTVWLGGKIGRGKGLVLISYYLRLILLAILIFFIVRKGVGEIIGFLLGFSFIKLSLLGLGLPGGGGE
- a CDS encoding AtpZ/AtpI family protein; the protein is MPDNGGDKKNPYYFLARSVQLATTMVFSVVGGVWLGGILDKKFSTYPWLTFIFLVLGVMTAFKAIFDFTREK
- the wecB gene encoding non-hydrolyzing UDP-N-acetylglucosamine 2-epimerase — protein: MPKILLIFGTRPEAIKMAPVYKILKDSSEFETKVAVTAQHREMLDQVLKLFNITPDYDLNLMTPRQTLQDLTSRALLGLSEVLEDCQPDLVLVHGDTTTTFVGALAAFYKKIPVGHVEAGLRTRNKYSPWPEEMNRRLTGALTDLHFAPTKTSRENLLREGVLPENIFVTGNTVIDALYYTVRENYRFAPELEAILNRPGRIILMTTHRRENWGEPLKNIYRGLLKVLEEAADVRVIFPVHKNPVVREAVREVIGEHPRVHLVEPLDYEPFANLMARSYLVLTDSGGIQEEAPSLGKPVLVLRDTTERPEAVEAGTVRLIGSGTEAVYKNLKELLFDESSYRKMANAINPYGDGKASLRIYRALKYYYKIDSSPPEEFSL
- a CDS encoding MazG-like family protein; its protein translation is MEQKIIALPRLNGLTPTLESTALKLMEEAGELAQAIGKFRGLSGEQGLSEEEVAKLITKELLDVAQTAVSMMFVLEEMYGVDIEKALREHIDKLIEKGYLKR
- a CDS encoding deoxycytidylate deaminase, with protein sequence MRPSWDDYFMQITEVVKTRSTCLRRQVGAVLVKDNRVLATGYNGAPKGVPHCEEVGCLREQEHVPSGQRHELCRGLHAEQNAIIQAAVYGVSTSGSTIYITHQPCSLCAKMLINAGVERVVYKGDYPDSLAINLFTEAGIKVVKYGEG